Proteins from a genomic interval of Schistosoma mansoni strain Puerto Rico chromosome 2, complete genome:
- a CDS encoding putative centaurin alpha, translated as MSNCDEYIKNLREQIDSPCNKICADCHHTVTKYASLSYGVFLCELCGVLNGNIKRISTDEENSLIWSDDSVSRLKKLGGNKVINQNLEASLPVYFRRPWPGVECPVFLREAFIKSKYIHEEFTRDAIARGAQSQFACSFKSGVLLKKLRDSTTFYERFFELSVEGNYLRYYVKPSDSQPKQSLDLERLNFTFISSKDYGLPPHTALIQFVQDCSTRHMFIRSEDSRTIINWYNAIRLGKYHRLCLGLSGMGVTLSPAELSKRLTRDVDMAGWLSKTGPRKNDAWRRRWCMILNRHFLYTDNPLSPFAKGELFIGSNKEGYSVTNSTPDGWNRHNGYPLTIHTSARPFVFVADKKEEQEKWLEIIQKIINIPLTLAEHKQAAMVTKKRTNALDFLKTS; from the exons ATGAGTAACTGTGATGAATACATTAAAAACCTGCGTGAACAAATAGATTCTCCATGCAACAAAATCTGTGCCGACTGCCATCATACTGTAACCAAATACGCCTCTTTATCTTATGGAGTTTTTCTTTGTGAACTATGTGGTG TACTGAATGGAAATATAAAAAGGATTTCTACAGATGAAGAAAACAGCCTCATTTGGTCAGATGATAGTGTGTCACGTTTAAAGAAGTTGGGAGGGAACAAGGTTATTAACCAAAATCTAGAAGCATCACTACCAGTGTATTTCAGACGTCCATGGCCCGGTGTTGAATGTCCTGTTTTCTTAAGAGAGGCGTTcataaaatcaaaatatattcATGAAGAGTTTACCAGAGATGCTATAGCAAGAGGAGCTCAAAGTCAATTCGCGTGTTCTTTTAAGTCAGGTGTACTATTGAAAAAGTTGCGTGACTCCACTACATTTTATGAACGCTTTTTTGAACTATCCGTTGAAGGCAATTATCTTCGTTACTACGTTAAACCGTCCGACTCACAACCTAAACAATCACTGGATTTAGAAAGACTTAATTTTACATTCATTTCATCCAAGGATTATGGTCTCCCACCACATACTGCACTTATTCAGTTCGTTCAAGACTGCTCAACAAGACACATGTTTATACGATCCGAAGATAGTAGAACCATAATCAATTGGTACAATGCAATACGTTTAGGCAAGTATCACCGTTTATGCCTTGGTCTCAGTGGTATGGGTGTCACACTATCACCAGCTGAACTGAGTAAAAGGCTAACTAGGGACGTAGATATGGCTGGTTGGCTCTCTAAAACGGGACCACGCAAGAACGATGCCTGGCGTCGCCGGTGGTGCATGATTTTAAATCGTCATTTTTTATATACCGATAACCCACTAAGCCCATTTGCCAAAGGAGAGTTGTTTATTGGTTCTAACAAAGAAGGCTACTCTGTAACAAATAGCACTCCCGATGGTTGGAATCGTCATAATGGGTACCCGTTAACTATTCACACGTCAGCACGTCCTTTTGTATTTGTTGCTGACAAAAAGGAAGAACAGGAAAAATGGTTAGAAATTATTCAAAAGATTATAAATATACCACTAACACTTGCAGAACATAAACAGGCAGCTATGGTGACTAAAAAGCGTACTAATGCATTAGACTTCCTTAAAACTTCTTAA